One genomic window of Desulfovibrio legallii includes the following:
- a CDS encoding uracil-xanthine permease family protein, whose translation MTSQNPRPAAAPTDYRLRLRDCVLGAQMLFVAFGALVLVPILTGLDSNVALFTAGVGTLLFQLCTRGRVPIFLASSFAFIAPIIYGVQTWGMPQTLGALVCCGFVYFVVSALVRWRGTEFVLRLLPPIVTGPVIVVIGLVLAPVAVNMALGKTGDGGQQLVPGNLALWISMTSLAATVLVSLLGKGFLRLTPILCGIVAGLIACLILGVGDWGSITAAPWLRLPHFIFPEFALEPVLFIIPITLAPVIEHFGDIMAISSVTGKDYLKDPGIHKTMFGDGLATMVAAAVGGPPCTTYSEVTGAVALTRAFNPAVMTWAALCAILLSFVAKIGAFLGAIPVPVMGGIMILLFGAIMVVGLNTLVRAGKDLMEPRNMIIVALVIIFGVGGMQFSIGSFKLGGIGLAAVTGVLLNLLLPRSRA comes from the coding sequence ATGACCAGCCAAAACCCGCGGCCCGCGGCCGCCCCTACGGACTACCGCCTGCGCCTGCGCGACTGCGTCCTCGGCGCGCAGATGCTTTTTGTGGCCTTCGGCGCGCTGGTGCTGGTGCCCATCCTCACCGGCCTGGACAGCAACGTGGCCCTGTTCACAGCGGGCGTGGGCACCCTGCTCTTCCAGCTCTGCACCAGGGGCCGGGTGCCCATATTCCTGGCTTCGTCCTTCGCCTTCATCGCGCCCATCATCTACGGCGTGCAGACCTGGGGCATGCCCCAGACTCTGGGCGCGCTGGTCTGCTGCGGTTTTGTCTACTTTGTGGTCAGCGCCCTGGTGCGCTGGCGCGGCACGGAATTTGTGCTGCGCCTCCTGCCGCCCATCGTCACCGGGCCGGTCATTGTGGTCATCGGGCTCGTGCTCGCGCCCGTGGCTGTGAACATGGCCCTGGGCAAAACCGGCGACGGCGGGCAGCAACTGGTGCCCGGCAACCTGGCCCTCTGGATTTCCATGACCTCCCTGGCCGCCACGGTGCTGGTCTCCCTGCTGGGCAAGGGCTTTCTGCGCCTCACGCCCATCCTCTGCGGCATCGTCGCCGGGCTCATCGCCTGCCTTATCCTGGGCGTGGGCGACTGGGGCAGCATCACCGCCGCGCCCTGGCTGCGCCTGCCGCACTTCATCTTCCCCGAATTCGCCCTGGAGCCCGTCCTTTTCATCATTCCCATCACCCTGGCCCCGGTCATTGAGCACTTCGGCGACATCATGGCCATCAGCTCCGTCACCGGCAAGGATTACCTCAAAGACCCCGGCATCCACAAAACCATGTTCGGCGACGGCCTGGCCACCATGGTCGCGGCGGCTGTGGGCGGCCCGCCCTGCACCACCTATTCCGAGGTGACCGGAGCCGTGGCCCTGACCCGCGCCTTCAACCCCGCAGTCATGACCTGGGCCGCGCTCTGCGCCATTCTGCTCTCCTTCGTGGCCAAGATCGGCGCGTTTCTGGGGGCCATACCCGTGCCGGTCATGGGCGGCATCATGATCCTGCTCTTCGGGGCCATCATGGTGGTGGGCCTCAACACCCTGGTGCGCGCGGGCAAAGACCTTATGGAGCCCCGCAACATGATCATCGTGGCCCTGGTGATCATCTTCGGCGTGGGCGGCATGCAGTTCAGCATCGGCAGCTTCAAGCTGGGCGGCATCGGCCTGGCCGCCGTCACCGGCGTGCTGCTCAACCTGCTGCTGCCCCGCAGCCGCGCCTGA
- a CDS encoding vitamin B12-dependent ribonucleotide reductase → MLPLPTDLPEPELSRNTAVVLQKRYQRKHPDGSLMETPRDLFWRVAAAIAAQEAAYRSAYAPEALAREFYSLMTSWKFLPNSPTLMNAGTDLGQLSACFVLPVGDSIEEIFDAVKYAAMIHKSGGGTGFSFSRLRPRDSRVGSTGGVASGPVSFLRIFNTATEQIKQGGTRRGANMGILRVDHPDIVQFIRAKEKEGEFNNFNLSVGLTEAFMQAVEKDAPYDLRDPHTGEVARRLRAREVFDLLVKKAWQSGDPGIVFLDRINRDNPTPDQGEIESTNPCGEQPLLPFEACNLGSVNLARFFAPGHENDADPAAQGVDWAELARVVHLAVRFLDNVIDASRFPLEIITETVRKNRKIGLGVMGFADLLFQLNVAYNSPEGLALGERIMAFIQEEGHKASAQLAEERGPFPAYGSSVYAARKEGPYRNATVTTIAPTGTLSIIAGCSSGVEPLFALCFTRNILDGERLLEVNPYFEAALAQAGMCSPEIMEAVAAKGSVEDMDFLPDDLRRVFVTAMDMAPVWHLRMQAAFQRHTDNAVSKTVNLSHEATEKDIFDIYWLAYKEGCKGVTVYRDGCKSVQVLATGEGQKAMDQAHGQAQAAGQTAPAAEPHDLPQEQAAPPLSAGVRRRPEILWGFTQKVPTGLGTMYLTVNEVEGSPFEVFATIGKSGHSITAKAEAIGRLVSLALRSGVNVRDVVAQLKGIGGEHPVFRHKGLLLSIPDAIAWALENHYLHGEHVGMVSDIQGQICPECGETLLFQEGCLTCPGCGFSRCS, encoded by the coding sequence ATGCTGCCTTTGCCTACCGACCTGCCCGAACCGGAACTTTCCCGCAATACCGCCGTGGTGCTGCAAAAACGCTACCAGCGCAAACACCCCGACGGCAGCCTGATGGAAACGCCGCGCGACCTTTTCTGGCGCGTGGCCGCGGCCATTGCCGCGCAAGAGGCCGCCTACCGGAGCGCCTACGCCCCTGAGGCCCTGGCGCGGGAATTTTACAGCCTGATGACCTCCTGGAAATTCCTGCCCAACTCCCCCACCCTGATGAACGCGGGCACGGATCTGGGCCAGCTTTCGGCCTGCTTCGTGCTGCCTGTGGGCGATTCCATTGAGGAAATTTTTGATGCCGTCAAATACGCCGCCATGATCCACAAATCCGGCGGCGGCACGGGCTTTTCCTTCTCCCGCCTGCGCCCGCGCGACAGCCGGGTGGGCTCCACGGGCGGCGTGGCTTCGGGCCCGGTTTCCTTTTTGCGCATCTTCAATACGGCCACGGAGCAGATCAAACAGGGCGGCACCAGGCGCGGGGCCAATATGGGCATCCTGCGCGTGGACCATCCGGACATCGTCCAGTTCATCCGCGCCAAGGAAAAAGAAGGGGAATTCAACAACTTCAACCTTTCCGTGGGCCTGACGGAAGCCTTTATGCAGGCCGTGGAAAAGGACGCGCCCTACGACCTGCGCGACCCCCACACCGGCGAGGTGGCCCGCCGCCTGCGCGCCCGCGAGGTCTTTGACCTGCTGGTCAAAAAAGCCTGGCAGTCCGGTGACCCGGGCATTGTTTTTCTGGATCGCATTAACCGCGACAACCCCACCCCGGACCAGGGCGAGATCGAATCCACCAACCCCTGCGGCGAACAGCCCCTGCTGCCCTTTGAGGCCTGCAACCTGGGCTCCGTTAACCTGGCCCGCTTCTTTGCGCCTGGGCACGAAAACGACGCGGACCCGGCCGCGCAGGGCGTGGACTGGGCCGAGCTCGCCCGCGTGGTCCATTTGGCCGTGCGCTTTCTGGACAACGTCATCGACGCCTCGCGCTTTCCCCTGGAAATCATCACCGAAACCGTGCGCAAAAACCGCAAGATCGGCCTGGGCGTCATGGGCTTTGCCGACCTGCTCTTCCAGCTCAACGTGGCCTACAACTCTCCTGAGGGCCTGGCCCTGGGCGAGCGCATCATGGCCTTCATTCAGGAGGAAGGGCACAAGGCTTCGGCCCAACTGGCCGAGGAGCGCGGCCCCTTCCCGGCCTACGGCAGCTCGGTCTACGCCGCCAGAAAGGAAGGCCCCTACCGCAACGCCACAGTCACCACCATTGCGCCCACGGGCACCCTTTCCATCATTGCGGGCTGCTCCTCCGGCGTGGAGCCCCTCTTTGCCCTCTGCTTCACCCGCAACATCCTGGACGGCGAGCGCCTGCTGGAGGTGAACCCCTACTTTGAGGCCGCCCTGGCCCAGGCCGGCATGTGCAGCCCGGAAATCATGGAAGCCGTGGCCGCCAAGGGCTCTGTGGAGGATATGGACTTCCTGCCCGACGACCTGCGCCGCGTTTTTGTCACGGCCATGGATATGGCCCCGGTCTGGCACCTGCGCATGCAGGCCGCCTTCCAGCGCCATACGGACAATGCCGTTTCCAAAACCGTGAATCTGTCCCACGAGGCCACGGAAAAAGACATTTTTGACATCTACTGGCTGGCCTACAAAGAAGGCTGCAAAGGCGTCACCGTCTACCGCGACGGCTGCAAAAGCGTGCAGGTGCTGGCCACCGGCGAAGGGCAGAAGGCCATGGACCAGGCGCACGGCCAGGCCCAGGCCGCCGGTCAGACCGCGCCCGCAGCAGAGCCGCACGATCTGCCGCAGGAGCAAGCCGCCCCGCCGCTCAGCGCGGGCGTGCGCCGCAGGCCGGAAATCCTCTGGGGCTTCACACAGAAGGTGCCCACCGGCCTCGGCACCATGTACCTTACCGTCAATGAGGTGGAAGGCAGCCCCTTTGAGGTTTTTGCCACCATCGGCAAGTCCGGGCACTCCATCACCGCCAAGGCCGAAGCCATCGGGCGGCTGGTCTCCCTGGCCCTGCGCTCCGGCGTCAACGTGCGCGACGTGGTGGCCCAGCTCAAGGGCATTGGCGGCGAACACCCCGTGTTCCGCCACAAGGGGCTGCTGCTCTCCATTCCGGACGCCATCGCCTGGGCCCTGGAAAACCACTACCTCCACGGCGAACATGTGGGCATGGTCAGCGATATTCAGGGGCAAATCTGCCCGGAATGCGGCGAAACCCTGCTTTTTCAGGAAGGCTGCCTGACCTGCCCGGGGTGCGGTTTTTCCCGCTGCAGTTAG
- the upp gene encoding uracil phosphoribosyltransferase, whose product MAVHIVDHPLVRHKLGILRQAATSTHEFRTVSNEIARLLIYEATKNMLTEPLTVEGWAGPVEVEVISGKKVTVVPILRAGLGLMDGVLDMIPGARISVVGMYRNESTLEPVEYYVKLASDLDQRLAIILDPMLATGGSIIAAIDLLKKHGCRQICSLNLVCAPEGIAKVEARHPDVDIYTAAVDDHLNENGYIIPGLGDAGDRIFGTK is encoded by the coding sequence ATGGCCGTGCATATTGTCGATCACCCCCTGGTGCGCCACAAGCTGGGCATTTTGCGGCAGGCTGCCACCTCCACCCACGAATTTCGCACCGTTTCCAACGAGATCGCCCGCCTGCTCATCTACGAAGCCACCAAAAACATGCTTACGGAGCCCCTTACCGTGGAGGGCTGGGCCGGCCCGGTGGAAGTGGAGGTCATCTCCGGCAAAAAGGTGACGGTGGTGCCCATCCTGCGGGCGGGCCTGGGCCTCATGGACGGCGTGCTGGACATGATCCCCGGCGCGCGCATCAGCGTGGTGGGCATGTACCGCAACGAAAGCACCCTGGAACCTGTGGAATACTATGTGAAGCTGGCCAGCGACCTGGACCAGCGCCTGGCCATCATCCTGGACCCCATGCTGGCCACGGGCGGCTCCATCATCGCGGCCATTGACCTGCTCAAAAAGCACGGCTGCCGTCAGATCTGCAGCCTGAACCTGGTCTGCGCGCCCGAAGGCATCGCCAAAGTGGAAGCCCGGCACCCGGACGTGGATATCTACACCGCCGCCGTGGACGACCACTTGAACGAAAACGGCTACATCATCCCCGGCCTCGGCGACGCCGGGGACCGCATTTTCGGCACCAAATAA
- the thrB gene encoding homoserine kinase — MSAAPLIAAPQAALPCVILIGMAGAGKTTVGGALARDLDWAFVDSDHLIESIYGARLQDVTDALGKEAFLDAEATVIRAIRAQRAVIATGGSVVYRPAAMAHLATLGALVFLDVPFALIEERVARNPERGIAMNPGESLRDIFDERQALYNRYAALRCPADAPPEDCARWIRVHLPPHSLEPKG; from the coding sequence ATGTCCGCTGCCCCGCTTATTGCCGCCCCTCAGGCCGCTTTGCCCTGCGTTATCCTCATCGGCATGGCCGGTGCGGGCAAAACTACCGTGGGCGGCGCGCTGGCCCGCGATCTGGACTGGGCCTTTGTGGACAGCGACCACCTTATCGAATCCATCTACGGCGCGCGCCTCCAGGACGTTACCGACGCCCTGGGCAAGGAAGCCTTCCTGGACGCGGAGGCCACGGTCATCCGCGCCATCCGCGCCCAGCGCGCGGTCATCGCCACGGGCGGCAGCGTGGTCTATCGCCCGGCCGCCATGGCCCACCTGGCCACCCTGGGGGCGCTGGTCTTTCTGGACGTGCCTTTCGCCCTCATTGAAGAACGGGTGGCCCGCAACCCGGAACGCGGCATCGCCATGAACCCCGGCGAAAGCCTGCGCGACATTTTTGACGAACGCCAGGCCCTCTACAACCGCTACGCCGCCCTGCGTTGCCCCGCCGACGCCCCGCCTGAGGACTGCGCCCGCTGGATCCGCGTCCACCTGCCCCCCCACAGTCTGGAGCCCAAGGGGTAG
- a CDS encoding Lin0512 family protein, whose amino-acid sequence MQQRFVVELGTGADLHGADMTKAAVRAVKNAISRSCLCGLVEVLGRTRFEGVRVHVRVGVPEPGAVDKEAVLAAVPIGEKSIEVTPGGLRAPGLEVACFGPGCSDIVMACAALTVSVDME is encoded by the coding sequence ATGCAACAGCGGTTTGTGGTGGAGCTGGGCACCGGCGCGGATCTGCACGGCGCGGACATGACCAAGGCCGCCGTGCGGGCCGTGAAAAACGCCATCTCGCGTTCCTGCCTCTGCGGTCTGGTAGAGGTGCTTGGACGCACGCGCTTTGAAGGCGTGCGCGTGCATGTGCGCGTGGGCGTGCCGGAGCCGGGCGCGGTGGATAAGGAAGCCGTGCTGGCGGCCGTGCCCATCGGCGAAAAAAGCATTGAGGTCACGCCCGGCGGCCTGCGCGCGCCGGGGCTGGAAGTGGCCTGCTTCGGCCCTGGGTGCAGCGATATCGTCATGGCCTGCGCGGCCCTGACCGTTTCTGTGGACATGGAGTAA
- a CDS encoding 2,3-butanediol dehydrogenase, translated as MTASMQAAVWHGKKDIRVETVPVPSPPPPGWVQIKVEWCGICGSDLHEYLAGPIFIPAEQPHPLTGKQGSVILGHEFSGTVAALGEGVTGLAVGDRVAPDACQHCGECQPCREGRYNVCEKLAFTGLANDGAFARLVNVPAGLCFKLPEGVSAEAGAVMEPLATGFKAVRMAGSILGLNVVVLGAGTIGLGTIMAAKAAGAGRIIVLEMSRARIAKAKECGADIVINPKECDPVAKVRELTGGCGADVSFECIGNKFTGPLAVDVLRNTGTAVIVGIFEEPSAFNFFSLSGTDKKIQGTLAYTIEDFKGLAALMAKGAIRAENLITGKIELKDIMEKGFMELINNKDENIKILVRP; from the coding sequence ATGACGGCAAGCATGCAGGCAGCAGTGTGGCACGGCAAAAAGGACATTCGCGTGGAAACGGTGCCCGTTCCCTCGCCCCCGCCGCCCGGCTGGGTGCAGATTAAGGTGGAATGGTGCGGCATCTGCGGATCGGATCTGCACGAATACCTGGCCGGGCCCATCTTTATCCCCGCGGAGCAGCCCCACCCGCTTACGGGCAAACAGGGCAGCGTCATTCTGGGGCACGAATTCAGCGGCACGGTGGCGGCCCTGGGCGAAGGCGTCACCGGCCTTGCAGTGGGCGACAGGGTGGCCCCGGACGCCTGCCAGCACTGCGGGGAGTGCCAGCCCTGCCGGGAAGGCCGCTACAACGTGTGTGAAAAACTGGCCTTTACCGGCCTGGCCAACGACGGCGCTTTTGCCCGACTGGTCAACGTGCCGGCGGGTCTCTGCTTCAAACTGCCGGAAGGGGTTTCGGCCGAGGCCGGGGCCGTTATGGAACCCCTGGCCACGGGCTTCAAGGCCGTGCGCATGGCCGGCAGCATCCTGGGGCTCAACGTGGTGGTGCTGGGCGCGGGCACCATCGGCCTGGGCACCATTATGGCCGCCAAGGCCGCGGGCGCAGGGCGGATCATTGTGCTGGAAATGTCCCGCGCGCGCATCGCCAAGGCCAAGGAGTGCGGGGCCGACATTGTCATCAACCCCAAGGAGTGCGACCCCGTGGCCAAGGTGCGCGAGCTCACGGGCGGCTGCGGCGCGGACGTCTCCTTTGAGTGCATTGGTAACAAATTCACCGGCCCCCTGGCTGTGGACGTGCTGCGCAATACGGGCACGGCCGTTATTGTGGGCATTTTTGAGGAGCCCAGCGCTTTCAACTTCTTCAGCCTCAGCGGCACGGACAAAAAAATCCAGGGCACGCTGGCCTACACCATAGAGGACTTCAAAGGCCTGGCCGCGCTCATGGCCAAGGGGGCCATCCGGGCCGAGAACCTCATTACCGGCAAGATCGAGCTGAAAGACATCATGGAAAAAGGATTTATGGAACTCATCAACAACAAGGACGAAAACATCAAAATTCTGGTGCGTCCGTAA
- a CDS encoding dihydrolipoamide acetyltransferase family protein — MAYEVQMPKWGLTMKTGKIARWLVDEGGAVSAGQPLLEVETDKITNVVEAPAGGVLLKILSPQGEVVPVMQVIGVIGEAGEAVAASAGASADAAAPAAAAAPAASGGKAAAPAAKAASGEVRAMPAARRLARELGVDLAAVAGTGRDGAVTEKDVRAAHEAAQKAPAAAPVAPCEATDDEIIPMEGMRKLIADNMQASLQNAAQLTVFVEADVTEMVALREAMLARHKKDPDYRLSYNDIICFAVCRALKQHPIMNSTLQEDGIHLHKHVNLGVAVSLETGLIVPNVKNADDCGLEELKSRVRDVAKRARQGGLSMDEIQGGSFTISNVSMLGVDGFTPIINPPETAILGVGRVAEKAGVAEGVVCPRKMMTLSLTFNHMVTDGGPAMNFLRTLADMLEKPVRMLG, encoded by the coding sequence ATGGCCTACGAAGTGCAAATGCCCAAATGGGGCCTGACCATGAAAACCGGCAAGATTGCGCGCTGGCTGGTGGACGAGGGCGGGGCCGTAAGCGCCGGGCAGCCCCTGCTGGAAGTGGAGACGGACAAGATCACCAACGTGGTGGAGGCTCCGGCCGGCGGCGTGCTCCTTAAGATTCTTTCTCCCCAGGGCGAAGTGGTGCCGGTGATGCAGGTCATCGGCGTCATCGGCGAAGCCGGCGAGGCCGTGGCCGCCTCTGCGGGCGCTTCTGCGGATGCCGCCGCGCCTGCCGCCGCTGCCGCTCCCGCTGCATCTGGCGGCAAGGCCGCCGCCCCCGCCGCCAAAGCCGCTTCGGGCGAGGTGCGGGCCATGCCCGCTGCCCGGCGTCTGGCCAGGGAACTGGGCGTGGATCTGGCCGCCGTTGCCGGCACGGGCCGTGACGGCGCCGTGACGGAAAAAGACGTGCGCGCTGCCCACGAGGCGGCCCAGAAGGCCCCCGCCGCCGCGCCTGTGGCCCCCTGCGAGGCAACGGACGACGAGATCATCCCTATGGAAGGGATGCGCAAGCTCATTGCCGACAACATGCAGGCCAGCCTGCAGAACGCCGCCCAGCTTACGGTCTTTGTGGAAGCGGACGTGACGGAAATGGTGGCCCTGCGCGAGGCCATGCTGGCCCGCCACAAAAAGGATCCGGACTACCGGCTCTCCTACAACGACATCATCTGCTTTGCCGTGTGCCGGGCGCTCAAGCAGCACCCCATCATGAACAGCACCCTGCAGGAGGACGGCATCCACCTGCACAAGCACGTCAACCTGGGCGTGGCCGTCTCTCTGGAGACGGGCCTTATCGTGCCCAATGTGAAGAACGCCGACGACTGCGGTCTGGAAGAGCTCAAAAGCCGCGTGCGCGACGTGGCCAAGCGCGCCCGTCAGGGCGGCCTTTCCATGGATGAAATCCAGGGCGGCAGCTTCACCATCTCTAACGTGAGCATGCTGGGCGTGGACGGCTTCACCCCCATCATCAACCCGCCGGAGACGGCCATCCTGGGCGTGGGCCGCGTGGCGGAGAAAGCCGGCGTGGCGGAAGGCGTGGTCTGCCCGCGCAAGATGATGACCCTTTCGCTGACCTTCAACCATATGGTGACCGACGGCGGCCCGGCCATGAACTTTTTGCGCACCCTGGCGGACATGCTGGAAAAACCCGTGCGCATGCTGGGCTGA
- a CDS encoding DUF362 domain-containing protein: MPATVYFAASRTRSHEDSKLARLARLCDALGLKKILKKNDLAAVKLHFGEYGNDTHLNPTLVRQVVDKVLEAGAKPFLTDTTTLYSGTRHNAVDHLNTAYRHGFAPSVVGAPVILADGLYGENDVPVRINAKHFKTVHIATEIRRAPAMVVLSHFKGHEMAGFGGAIKNLAMGGAAVRGKREQHATHVSVAAETCIGCGKCVKVCPQQALSLHDNKSVVDKERCIGCFECMTVCPVKAISLDWATEIVPFMERLTEYAYGAVKGRGKRVCYINFVLNVTPDCDCVGWSDLPLVPDVGLLASTDPVALDQACLDLVNAAPRLDPALNGAPDVFAARWPHTRGEVQLSYGEALGLGSREYVLKNV, translated from the coding sequence ATGCCCGCCACAGTCTATTTTGCGGCATCCCGCACCCGGTCCCATGAGGACAGCAAACTGGCCAGGCTCGCCCGCCTTTGCGACGCCCTGGGCCTGAAAAAAATCCTGAAAAAAAACGACCTGGCCGCCGTTAAGCTGCACTTCGGCGAATACGGCAACGACACCCACCTCAACCCCACCCTGGTGCGCCAGGTGGTGGACAAGGTGCTGGAGGCCGGGGCCAAGCCCTTTCTTACCGACACCACCACCCTCTATTCCGGCACGCGGCACAACGCCGTGGACCATCTGAACACGGCCTACCGCCATGGCTTTGCGCCCTCGGTTGTGGGCGCGCCCGTCATCCTGGCCGACGGCCTGTACGGCGAAAACGACGTGCCCGTGCGCATCAACGCCAAACACTTCAAGACCGTGCACATCGCCACGGAAATCCGCCGCGCCCCGGCCATGGTGGTGCTCTCGCACTTCAAGGGACACGAGATGGCGGGCTTCGGCGGGGCCATCAAAAACCTGGCCATGGGCGGCGCTGCCGTGCGCGGCAAGCGGGAGCAGCACGCCACGCATGTGAGCGTGGCGGCCGAAACCTGTATCGGCTGCGGCAAGTGCGTGAAGGTCTGTCCGCAGCAGGCCCTGAGCCTGCACGACAACAAAAGCGTAGTGGATAAAGAGCGCTGCATCGGCTGCTTCGAGTGCATGACCGTCTGCCCGGTCAAGGCCATCAGCCTGGACTGGGCCACAGAAATCGTGCCCTTTATGGAGCGCCTCACCGAATACGCCTACGGTGCGGTCAAAGGCCGGGGCAAGCGGGTCTGCTACATCAATTTTGTGCTCAACGTGACCCCGGACTGCGATTGCGTGGGCTGGAGCGACCTGCCCCTGGTGCCGGACGTGGGCCTGCTGGCTTCCACAGACCCCGTGGCCCTGGACCAGGCCTGTCTGGACCTGGTCAACGCCGCGCCCCGGCTGGACCCGGCCCTGAACGGCGCGCCGGACGTGTTTGCCGCCCGCTGGCCCCACACCAGGGGCGAGGTGCAGCTCAGCTACGGCGAGGCCCTGGGTCTGGGCAGCCGGGAATATGTGCTCAAAAACGTCTGA
- a CDS encoding sigma-54-dependent Fis family transcriptional regulator, whose translation MYVLQRNGDVFEMRHEVSEEAPGQKPGPLLWASSQGGAGRRAAWEAFIRSGKITDLDLPRPIADSWRRCRALGVDPLMPHCAEFAPASQIEPQAAVYAELAAHVERRAYEQVRHKGLLITVAESHGRILRTCGSKEVLLQADKLYFGPGAVWSEQSVGTNAISLALGDGIPAQVMGKEHFCSSHQAWGCSAAPIFTPFGHLWGCFDISGPATADHSQALWIAVSAAREIERLLLNASLATMENKSRALLNTLFSTMPVGVVMVDAHGAVTYANDLAERLLRQNGTVRGCPAETFFDYNLSLRERERAGCAESRPLRCRVRPDLHAQAIPFSTGAEENRYTLITLQTDAPARTAPPQRALPGRREEKGPFGGILYRSAVMARVVEQARHMAQGPAAILLHGETGTGKELFARAIHAASARAAGPFVAINCGALPRDLIQSELFGYERGAFTGAVEKGRPGKFEQANKGTLFLDEISEMPLEMQVNLLRPLEERCVTRVGGKESLRVDFRLITATNRDLDQLLAAGTFREDLFYRIHVLALEIPPLRQRREDIGLIAEQHCRRLCRDYGLPFGGLSVQALRLLEDYDWPGNVRQLVHSMEFAVNMAHGACILPEHLPVHLRGGCAALPPDAPDPQGLPTLPPLAPQRAAADGQGADFNLGNLEARAIRAALAHHKGNMLQTAKALGIGRNTLYAKLRRLGLEV comes from the coding sequence ATGTATGTACTGCAGCGCAACGGCGACGTGTTCGAAATGCGCCACGAAGTTTCCGAAGAAGCGCCGGGGCAGAAGCCGGGCCCGCTGCTCTGGGCCAGCAGCCAGGGCGGGGCGGGCCGCCGCGCCGCGTGGGAAGCCTTTATCCGCAGCGGCAAAATCACAGACCTCGATCTGCCCCGGCCCATTGCCGATTCCTGGCGACGCTGCCGCGCACTGGGCGTGGACCCGCTCATGCCCCACTGCGCGGAATTTGCCCCGGCAAGTCAGATCGAGCCGCAGGCCGCCGTATACGCCGAGCTGGCCGCCCATGTGGAACGCCGGGCCTACGAGCAGGTGCGCCACAAGGGCCTGCTGATCACCGTGGCCGAATCCCACGGCCGCATCCTGCGCACCTGCGGCAGCAAGGAAGTGCTGCTCCAGGCGGACAAGCTCTACTTCGGGCCTGGGGCGGTGTGGTCGGAGCAGAGCGTGGGCACCAACGCCATCAGCCTGGCCCTGGGGGACGGCATTCCCGCCCAGGTCATGGGCAAGGAACATTTTTGCAGCAGTCACCAGGCCTGGGGTTGTTCCGCCGCGCCCATCTTCACGCCCTTCGGGCACCTTTGGGGCTGTTTCGACATTTCCGGCCCGGCCACGGCCGACCACAGCCAGGCGCTCTGGATAGCCGTGAGCGCCGCCCGCGAGATCGAGCGCCTGCTGCTCAACGCCTCTCTGGCCACGATGGAGAACAAATCCCGCGCCCTGCTCAACACCCTGTTCAGCACCATGCCTGTGGGCGTGGTCATGGTGGACGCGCACGGCGCGGTGACCTACGCCAATGACCTGGCCGAACGCCTGCTGCGCCAAAACGGAACAGTGCGCGGCTGTCCGGCGGAAACCTTCTTTGACTACAACCTCTCCCTGCGCGAACGGGAGCGCGCGGGCTGCGCCGAAAGCCGCCCCCTGCGCTGCCGCGTGCGCCCCGACCTGCACGCCCAGGCCATACCGTTCAGCACCGGCGCGGAAGAAAACCGCTACACCCTCATCACCCTGCAGACCGACGCCCCCGCGCGCACGGCCCCGCCGCAGCGCGCTTTGCCCGGCCGCCGGGAGGAAAAAGGCCCCTTCGGCGGCATCCTCTACCGCAGCGCCGTCATGGCCAGGGTGGTGGAGCAGGCCCGGCACATGGCCCAGGGCCCGGCCGCCATCCTGCTGCACGGCGAAACCGGCACAGGCAAGGAGCTTTTTGCCCGGGCCATCCACGCGGCCAGCGCCCGCGCGGCAGGCCCCTTTGTGGCCATCAACTGCGGCGCGCTGCCGCGCGACCTGATCCAGAGCGAGCTTTTCGGCTATGAACGCGGGGCCTTCACCGGCGCGGTGGAAAAAGGCCGCCCCGGCAAGTTTGAGCAGGCCAACAAGGGCACGCTCTTTCTGGACGAAATTTCCGAAATGCCCCTGGAAATGCAGGTCAACCTGCTCCGCCCCCTGGAGGAGCGCTGCGTCACCAGGGTGGGCGGCAAGGAAAGCCTCCGGGTGGACTTTCGCCTCATCACCGCCACCAACCGCGACCTGGACCAGCTCCTGGCCGCCGGCACTTTTCGCGAAGACCTGTTCTACCGCATCCATGTGCTGGCCCTGGAAATCCCCCCCCTGCGCCAACGCCGGGAAGACATCGGGCTCATTGCGGAGCAGCACTGCCGCCGCCTCTGCCGGGACTACGGCCTGCCCTTCGGCGGGCTCTCGGTGCAGGCCCTGCGCCTGCTGGAGGACTACGACTGGCCGGGCAACGTGCGCCAGCTGGTGCACAGCATGGAATTTGCCGTCAATATGGCCCACGGGGCCTGTATTCTGCCGGAACACCTGCCCGTCCACCTGCGCGGCGGCTGCGCCGCCCTGCCGCCGGACGCACCGGACCCGCAAGGCCTGCCGACCCTGCCGCCCCTGGCCCCGCAACGGGCCGCGGCGGACGGCCAGGGGGCGGACTTCAACCTGGGCAACCTGGAAGCCCGCGCCATTCGCGCCGCCCTGGCCCACCACAAAGGCAACATGCTCCAGACCGCCAAGGCCCTGGGCATAGGCCGCAACACCCTGTACGCCAAACTGCGCCGCCTGGGCCTGGAGGTCTGA